A stretch of the Medicago truncatula cultivar Jemalong A17 chromosome 5, MtrunA17r5.0-ANR, whole genome shotgun sequence genome encodes the following:
- the LOC11429357 gene encoding queuine tRNA-ribosyltransferase catalytic subunit 1 has product MALRFEILGKFKRARASRLTLPHFVCQTPLFMPVGTQGTIKGLTTSQLEDIGCQIILGNTYHLALRPTSELLDQLGGLHKFMNWPRAMLTDSGGFQMVSLLHLADITEKGVTFQSPVDGKPMLLTPEDSIQIQNRIGADIIMALDDVIKTTVTGPRVEEAMYRTLRWIDRCIAAHKRPHDQNLFGIVQGGLDPMLRDVCVKGLVERNLPGYAIGGLSGGEDKNSFWRVVAQCTAALPEDKPRYVMGVGYPLDIVVCSALGADMYDCVYPTRTARFGTALVPEGVLKLKNRDMADDTRPIDPTCLCMVCKNYTRAYIHCLVTKDAMGSQLLSYHNLYYMMQLSRNLHSSIVEERFPKFVCDFLHQMFPKGDVPEWVCNAMEVAGIDISSCCAPLSSCQEYDSKNVSEEFIHCGRTDSNIGGHDRCSGEM; this is encoded by the exons ATGGCACTTCGTTTTGAGATTCTTGGTAAGTTCAAACGTGCCCGTGCCTCTCGATTGACGCTCCCTCATTTTGTGTGCCAAACGCCTTTATTCATGCCAGTGGGCACACAAGGAACAATCAAAGGTTTGACAACTAGCCAGCTTGAGGACATTGGTTGCCAAATAATACTTGGAAATACTTATCATTTGGCTTTGAGACCTACTTCTGAGCTTCTTGACCAACTTGGTGGTCTTCACAAATTTATGAATTGGCCACGCGCCATGCTTACCGACTCTGGTGGCTTTCAAATGGTTTCACTTTTGCATCTTGCGGATATCACAGAAAAAGGTGTCACATTTCAGTCACCTGTAGATGGAAAGCCGATGCTTCTAACACCCGAGGACTCAATTCAAATACAA AATAGAATTGGAGCAGATATCATAATGGCTCTCGACGATGTTATAAAGACCACCGTTACTGGTCCAAGAGTTGAGGAAGCTATGTACCGAACACTTAGATGGATAGACAGATGTATAGCAG CTCACAAGAGGCCTCATGATCAGAACTTGTTTGGTATTGTGCAAGGTGGTTTAGATCCTATGTTGAG GGATGTATGTGTTAAAGGTCTGGTGGAGCGGAATTTGCCTGG CTATGCTATTGGTGGTCTTTCAGGCGGCGaagataaaaattcattttggcGAGTTGTTGCTCAGTGCACTGCTGCTTTGCCAGAGGATAAACCGCGATATGTTATG GGAGTTGGCTATCCACTTGACATTGTTGTTTGTAGTGCTTTGGGGGCTGACATGTATGACTGTGTTTATCCTACTCGCACAGCACGCTTTGGCACTGCTCTAGTTCCTGAG GGAGtgttaaaactaaaaaacagaGACATGGCTGATGACACCCGTCCAATTGATCCCACTTGCCTTTGTATG gtTTGCAAGAACTACACCAGGGCTTACATCCATTGTCTTGTGACAAAAGATGCCATGGGGTCTCAACTTCTTTCAtatcataatttatattatatgatgcag CTTAGTAGGAATCTCCACTCTTCAATAGTTGAAGAAAGGTTCCCAAA GTTTGTATGCGACTTTCTGCACCAAATG TTCCCAAAAGGTGATGTTCCTGAATGGGTCTGCAATGCTATGGAAGTGGCTGGAATTGACATTTCTTCTTGCTGTGCTCCACTTTCATCATGCCAAGAATATGATTCCAAAAATGTGTCAGAAGAATTCATTCATTGTGGTAGAACTGATTCAAACATAGGCGGTCATGATAGGTGCAGTGGTGAGATGTAG